CAGAGCTGGTCGCTCTTCAAAACGATCCTCTGCTACAACTTATGCCGCAAGTAGCACTTGCGATTGCCCTACTCATtgaaaaacacaaagaatattcGAAATGGAAACCTTATTTGGATATTCTTCCTACGACTTATACAACCGTACTATACATGACTGCTGCAGATATGAATGAACTTAAAGGCAGCCCTACATTAGGTAAATgtcgatgaaatttattaaaaacatatctattttgatttcttttactgttttaattttgtaatttttaattttttgctaATCGAAGAATATACAACAACAAGATGGTAGCTctaacgaaaaataaataataatattaaattctatttttgtatcggaagggaaagaaagatatatattcaAAAGTGTAAATGTTTGTTACTACGAGTAGTATTAGTTGACTATGAATTTGTAGCAGAAAGTTCCAAAAACTGATtctattgtaattaatttggaGTTGGTTTTGTTACTTTACTTAAATTACTGAAAAGCAATGTAGCGTCCTTATTACAGCGATCCTTTCATTCTCTATTGAAATTCGACTTTACTAAGTTTCAATATAACTTTTGTTGCAGAGGCTGCTTTGAAACAATGCAGAAATATTGCAAGACAGTATGCCTACTTTAATAAGTTATTTCAAAAGAACAATAACGCTGTATCTGCTATACTCAGGGATGTTTTTACTTATGAAAAATACTGGTAAGTAATAAAAcaacgattttaatattttcgtattttatataaaatgcaatttatttcgCCTATGAgttgtttatataaataaatatgttttactCTTTATATACGTAAATTTGAAGGGTAAGCTTACAATACTAGAAATTTACTACGTTTTCCGATATTAAAAGAAGTTCCAAAATAAGATCTTATGTAATATAAAGTTACACGAacttatatcttttatattgtGTTAGATTTTATCGGTTATTGGGATAATTATCAAAAACTCTATACAATCGTATGTACAATCGCCCACATCTACAAAATCAGTGTACAAATCAGATAAAAAAACATtacattacaaaatattacactAATGCTTAATCCTGTGCAGTAGTTTGTGCTTTTCATATTGAGTATCTAAATTTAAAGTATACAACcgatttttaatatatgtatgctTTAACTTAACATAAATGTGAAAAtactgttattatttttttctttttctgtatttttctaaagactattacaaatacatttaggtcaatttatttcatataatcaGGTATGGTCTCCCAGCTGTCGTTAGCATCTAACGAGTCATTATCAATGTCACTCTTGGGATCCATCTCTCCTGTAGGTTCTTGgttttcgtttttctctgGCCTTCTCGCCGTTGACGTGGCGACCACGTTGACCATCACGGTGCTTAAGCTGCTCGAATTTGATAGTTTTCTGGCTGCCATTACTGGACCCTGAAACACCGCTCTAGAAAACGTGTTGCTGTACCTATATTTCTGTTTCTGTCGGATCCTGCATACGATAAATATCGCTAGGAAAACTACAAGAGTTACACCAAGAATTGCGCCACTAGCTATTATGCTCGGTTTCACCTTCGAAAGAGTCTTTCCTTTCTCGCTTTTGTTCTCATCTTCACCGAGAATGTTGCTACTTTTGCTGTACACGGTCTGAACGTCGATAGAACTTGGTTCCTGCTTTACAATCTCCTTAACGAAGCCAGATTCTACGATGTTTGAAGTATCGTTGACGCGTATCGTTTCCGCGTCGTTGTTGATCAACATCACGCCAACGTCGCTCTCCTGTACGAGCAACTTTCTTTTGTCTTCGTTATTATACTGACCAGAAAATTCTCGCTCAATATCCTTCATGAATGGGAAAGAATCGAAGGTTGTCAACAGATCAACAATCTGCACTGTACGATGCCTCTCCTTGTCTTCGTTCTCGTTGTTCATCTTTGAAGCATCAACAAGCTTTGCATCTTCGTCGTTAGTCTTTGGTTCTGCATTAGGCATCGATCGTTCGGTCGTGATCTCTTCAGCATGAAGGAGATCCATTGAATTTGACAATGAATCGATGCTTTTTGAATTTTCAGTCGATCTTGATAAATAATTACCGACTTCTCTATCATAGTTGTCATGATTTACGATCGCTCTTCCTTCGTGGAGGTCCTCTTTAGGCGACAAAGAATTTGTTGCTTTCAAATTATCCGTatcttttattcgatattcATCGTTAGATTTGTGAGCTCTGATTCGCGACACTTGAGCCAAATGGACCTTGCTAGATCCTCTCTGTCTCAACGCAATCAGTTCCTCCAAACTCATATTTCTCGATTTAAGAAGACGCTCCAGTCTCTTTCCTGCTGACCCAGAAGCAAATAATTCAAAGATCTCGGCCCGGGCTTCTGGCTCCACTTCCGACACGATATCATCGTAactctttttctctgttacATTTATATCCTGATGGTTTTTCAGACTATTATTATCATCCTTCTTCGCGGGTGGATTCTTTGAAAGAATTTGATGTGAATTCTCTAACGTGGAATTGATATCGCGAGACATCGCATCCAACGCAGACTCTAATTCCTGCATTATGTTCCTATCGTTCTCATCGGTGAAATTACTAATCCGAGTGCTCTGTTCCAGGTCATAGTATATCACTGGCGTGTCACTCTGGTATTCCTTCTCGGAAGAAGCGTTATAGTCCTCTTCGAAATGGTCCATGGCCTCGCGTTGGTCTTCATCTTTGGGTATTCCGCTTCTATTAATATTAGTCGAATCACCAAGAAGCTGCTCTTGGTTTCCAGTACTCATAGACAAATTGTTCGTCAATTTTGAACGTTCCGTAGGGCTGAGTATTTTCTCGATGCTCAACGTGGATCCTCTATCCTCGAGGTGACTCTTGGAAGTTTCCAGTTCAGTAGGACCGCTGACATTCTCGTCTTTCATCATCAGCCAGACGGGAGACACGCCGCTCCGTCCTTTCTTGTAATCAGTGAAATCGGAGAATTCCATGATTTCGTCCTCGTCTAAGCTCTCGGCTCTGATTTCACCACTACCCGATGATTTCACGGTGGCGTCGTCGGCTTGCAAGAGCTCCATGGAATTCGTTGCAACCGGCAACGGCATCGATGTCGTAATCTTAACTCGCGGCGGATCGACATTAGCGAGAAACGATTTGCCAGCCGTTGCGTTTCCTACTTCTGAATACGTTTCGCCGTTGTTTATTTTGTCCAAGGATGCTCCCGCGTTTGTCCGATTCTTTGGCGATTCGATAGTCATCGGAATCATAGAGATTACCAGTTCTTCGTCCTTCTGAGAATTCTTCGTTTTTACAGGTTCCGTAGCGAACGTCCATTGCGGTTTCCTGGTGGTGGAAAGTTTGACAAATGAGTTGGTCATCATCTTCGCAGACTCCTCGTAGTCCTCGCTTTCGTCCACGTCTCTCATCTTCAGAGCATTGATCACGTCAACTTTGCCCTTCAACAGATCATCGAGAGTCAGATTCCTCTGCTGCAGAATCTCGGACAAGCTCAGACCTTCCTTTTGTTGCATCTTCAACAGCGACTTCAATTCCATGGCGTTCTGTGAGAGAGCAACGCCCTTGCTAGCTACTTCCGCAGCATTTTCCTCACCGTTTAGCCTCGACCAAGCTCCAGAATTGTTTCCTCTTCTCCCTTCGTGCAACATTTCGTTTTCAATCAAAGCGAATTCGTAGTTCTGCGGTGGCCTCCTTTTCCTCGGTCGAGGCTTTAGATACTCTTCGTCGTTGAATTCGTGCTCGTAGTCGTTCGGTCGTGCTTGAAATATCTCTTGATATCTCGCCGATGTTATCTCCTTGTCTTCTTCCAAGCCTCTGTCTAGGTCCTCCTTCCTCGTTTCCTTGAACGTAGCCACGTTTTCGCCAGTCCATGGTCGATTTCTCTTCCGTGGTAAGATCTCTTCTCGTTCACGGTATCCGCGCCTGCTTTCCGTTAGTTCACGGTCCTCGTAGTCGCTGTACGGTAAACGAGGGCTGTTCCTGGAACGAAGAACAGTCCCTCGCCTGTTGTTCTGACGATATTTCGCTGCTCGACGATCGTAGTCGTCTTCCTCTTCGCTGTTGTCGATTTTGTCGCGGGAGAAGCGGGAAAATTGGGAAAATGGAAGCAACGGAACCGTGTCACCGTCTCGCCATTTCGGCTCCAAGGCCTCGCCGTTGTTCCGCCACTTGCCCACCAGCTCGCCTCCCGAGTTTTCGTCCCTGGTTCCTTCCGGTCGGCCTCGAGTTTCCCTCtaaaaataatcgaacgtTGAGAAACGCTTCAGTGAATTATTTGAGTTCGCGAAAGGCTGAAATAACAGGCTCTTTGAGCGGTTTCTTCTTCTACCAGcgaaacttaaaaaaaaaaaaaggaaatgcaTTCTTATATACGAAACTGAATTTCATTCTGACttttgattgaaattttaaactgAAAGTTAATACTTTTTCGATTCCGAAATTGCCAAATGTAATTTCTCATCTTCTACAGAAtgtaatagaaagaaaatacataCTTTCCTACTAAAAAGTATTGGTAATTTTGAAAAGGCTAAAAAAGATGGAACATTCTTTCAAAAGATGCTTTAATACATCCCATCGTGAAAAACAAAGAAGATACTTAGTTAGCGTTGTTTGGCTGTTCCAGCCTCTATATAGTCAAATTTTAGGAGTAGCTACACCGTATGTTTAACTCTGCTACGTTCTCCGGACTCGTTTTTTTATCCAATCGTATTTTCCTATTGTCGGTAAATTTCTAAAGCGCGAGAGACACGTGAAACAATCCCTCTGTTGATAAGAGCGATCTTCTCGGTTCAGTTTCTCGCTAAATATTTTGCAAGAGCATTAACAGCCTTATTCGTTCGCTAAAAGGACTCGAACGAACGATTCGATCTCGATCGATATCGTTAGGTCATAGGTGAGCGCTAAACTGCGGACGTTACTTTTTTATTGTGCGTACGTATGCAGTGCACATTATGGGGAAATCTGCAGAACGCGCatgatatgcaaaaatatacgaaatatctaataaatgtacgcataaatatataatatacaaacatACTAAAGTACGATAGACGATGACGATTTTCTCGACGGTTCAGGTTCTATTTCTCTATTTgtattcacaaaaatatatatccgCGTATCTGGATATAAGTTTAGTTTTATTCTGTAATCTACTCGATACAAGCAACGATGGTGATCGTGTTACATAAAATAGGGAGTATCGCAACAAAATACTCcgatatcgatcgattcaAATTTCAAGATTTAACGAGATCATACAATGAGAGAGGGCACTGACTTTGACAAAGTATAGTCACCCGTGACCCAACGATATCTGTTAATGAGCCTAACTCGGCGATACCGGCTGAAGGTTAAGCGGAAGTGCAGACTTTTGAATATGGATAAGtgcgataattaaataattatttttatatctaaataatttttgcagAGAATCCGATAGCCATAATCGCTAATCGCTCAATTAAGATCGATAAGGTAAAGAAGCAAAGCAGCGTAAGAAATAGCCGAGATCAATTCGTTTCtcaaaatttagaaaactCAGGCTAGTAATTTCACGCTTAACTTTCCTGCTCTTTTTACGCCATTTTCTAGCCATTTTGCGTTTTTCTATTATCCAAAATTTATCGGGAATCTTTTTATCGCTAGAAAGTTTCTTAAGCCTTTAGACgaacaaaacgaaagaacagCCGATTGGCACGCGtagtaatttctattttatgcGTTGAGATTTTCCCCAGGCACGAGAAATGTCCGCTCGTTGAAACGAGAACGAGATTGAAACGCAATATTTCGGCAAGGTTTCACTCACGCGCTGTAATTTGAAACGCGAGATAAAACGCGGTAGATGAAGAGAGTTCGAAACTTTTGCGAGATGGAGGCCAACAATTCGAACGTCTTCGTATCGACCGAAGATACGCAACCGCTTTCTCTTTACCTACGACCTTGATCGACCCTGAGCCAACCGCGTTGCAACTATGACCCTGAAACTCTGCTTCGAATAGCGACGCAAAAATGTACACTAATTTTCCATTTCCCTCTATTTCCTTTCAAACGAACGATAGAATGCAACTGATCGACGAAATACGCGCGCATCAGCTCTATTCGTTCCAAATAGTAGTACAAAAAGGACGCA
Above is a genomic segment from Bombus fervidus isolate BK054 chromosome 4, iyBomFerv1, whole genome shotgun sequence containing:
- the LOC139986660 gene encoding uncharacterized protein — its product is MWKTFYLLLLMLFTFDFPRDRLAGAERVRTNAELVTRDDDQSHRRETRGRPEGTRDENSGGELVGKWRNNGEALEPKWRDGDTVPLLPFSQFSRFSRDKIDNSEEEDDYDRRAAKYRQNNRRGTVLRSRNSPRLPYSDYEDRELTESRRGYREREEILPRKRNRPWTGENVATFKETRKEDLDRGLEEDKEITSARYQEIFQARPNDYEHEFNDEEYLKPRPRKRRPPQNYEFALIENEMLHEGRRGNNSGAWSRLNGEENAAEVASKGVALSQNAMELKSLLKMQQKEGLSLSEILQQRNLTLDDLLKGKVDVINALKMRDVDESEDYEESAKMMTNSFVKLSTTRKPQWTFATEPVKTKNSQKDEELVISMIPMTIESPKNRTNAGASLDKINNGETYSEVGNATAGKSFLANVDPPRVKITTSMPLPVATNSMELLQADDATVKSSGSGEIRAESLDEDEIMEFSDFTDYKKGRSGVSPVWLMMKDENVSGPTELETSKSHLEDRGSTLSIEKILSPTERSKLTNNLSMSTGNQEQLLGDSTNINRSGIPKDEDQREAMDHFEEDYNASSEKEYQSDTPVIYYDLEQSTRISNFTDENDRNIMQELESALDAMSRDINSTLENSHQILSKNPPAKKDDNNSLKNHQDINVTEKKSYDDIVSEVEPEARAEIFELFASGSAGKRLERLLKSRNMSLEELIALRQRGSSKVHLAQVSRIRAHKSNDEYRIKDTDNLKATNSLSPKEDLHEGRAIVNHDNYDREVGNYLSRSTENSKSIDSLSNSMDLLHAEEITTERSMPNAEPKTNDEDAKLVDASKMNNENEDKERHRTVQIVDLLTTFDSFPFMKDIEREFSGQYNNEDKRKLLVQESDVGVMLINNDAETIRVNDTSNIVESGFVKEIVKQEPSSIDVQTVYSKSSNILGEDENKSEKGKTLSKVKPSIIASGAILGVTLVVFLAIFIVCRIRQKQKYRYSNTFSRAVFQGPVMAARKLSNSSSLSTVMVNVVATSTARRPEKNENQEPTGEMDPKSDIDNDSLDANDSWETIPDYMK